The following coding sequences lie in one Maribacter forsetii DSM 18668 genomic window:
- a CDS encoding M23 family metallopeptidase gives MSSSTKIKACVFLFLMVIVFSCKQIRKVADVIVQPTARELYAREFENLDSLRYSSWKLAFKNAKDDSLQIRLPYSEHGEYYKERITVYSYTVFLNEGEIFNVAIENKVLGIRNFINLIKVNPDNSLTDIFQNELAENEVKIPIDETGIYKITIQPELDSQGAFTFQMYTSPSFGFPVLGKDNNAIQSYWGAVRDGGARSHEGIDIFAPRGTPVVAAVEGMVSSTGERGLGGKQVWLRTGLFGKSLYYAHLDSILVSTGNKVTIGDTLGLVGNTGNARTTAPHLHFGIYKSGQGAINPLPFVKLTEKPDVQRLISTSRFLKVSSAVANIRNAPEVAGIKLGEVKRNDTLSLLGYTENWAHIKLPSGNKAFIYKSLVSEL, from the coding sequence ATGAGTTCAAGTACAAAAATTAAAGCTTGTGTTTTTCTATTTCTTATGGTAATAGTGTTTAGCTGTAAGCAAATTAGAAAAGTTGCCGATGTAATTGTACAGCCTACGGCAAGAGAACTCTATGCCCGAGAATTTGAAAACTTAGACTCATTACGATATAGCAGTTGGAAACTGGCGTTTAAAAATGCAAAGGACGATAGCTTGCAAATACGTCTACCATATTCTGAACATGGGGAATATTATAAAGAACGCATTACGGTGTACAGCTATACCGTTTTTTTAAATGAGGGAGAAATATTCAATGTTGCCATAGAAAATAAGGTTTTGGGAATTAGAAATTTTATTAACCTGATTAAAGTAAACCCAGATAATAGTTTAACGGATATATTTCAGAATGAATTGGCTGAAAATGAAGTCAAAATACCTATTGATGAAACCGGAATTTATAAAATTACCATACAACCGGAATTAGATTCGCAAGGGGCGTTCACCTTTCAAATGTATACGTCACCCAGTTTTGGCTTTCCTGTGCTTGGTAAAGATAATAATGCCATACAAAGCTATTGGGGAGCCGTAAGAGATGGCGGTGCACGTAGTCATGAGGGTATAGATATATTTGCACCAAGAGGTACACCCGTAGTAGCTGCCGTTGAAGGTATGGTAAGTTCTACAGGAGAAAGGGGCTTAGGCGGAAAACAAGTTTGGTTAAGAACCGGACTCTTTGGTAAATCGCTTTATTACGCGCATTTAGATAGTATATTGGTGTCAACGGGCAATAAAGTAACTATCGGTGATACTTTGGGTCTAGTAGGAAATACGGGCAATGCCCGAACCACGGCACCACATTTACATTTCGGAATTTATAAGTCTGGTCAAGGCGCAATTAATCCACTTCCATTTGTGAAGCTGACAGAAAAACCAGATGTTCAACGGTTGATTAGTACATCTAGATTTTTAAAAGTATCGTCAGCGGTAGCCAATATTAGAAATGCACCTGAGGTTGCAGGTATTAAATTGGGTGAAGTTAAACGTAACGATACATTATCGCTTTTAGGATATACAGAAAATTGGGCGCACATAAAACTACCAAGCGGAAACAAAGCTTTTATATACAAAAGTCTGGTATCGGAACTTTAA
- a CDS encoding alpha/beta fold hydrolase encodes MPFITNTKAKEQVDIFYEDYGSGQPVILIHGWPLSRKSWEQQVWKIVEEGYRCISYDRRGFGTSSSPWDAYDYSALASDLNAIIEELELKDAIIVGFSMGGGEVVRYLTEYGPSRIAKAALISSIIPLVKKKSDNPDGVPEDALEGIIDALQKDRVGFLKEFSKGFYNFDENEGERISQSQLDYDFTIASFASPRATIQTALAWMHTDFRSELENVTVPTLIVHGDADATVPIETSAKQAHDGIKYSTLKVIKGAPHGLNVTHPDELNEILISFLKK; translated from the coding sequence ATGCCTTTTATAACAAATACAAAAGCAAAAGAACAAGTAGATATATTTTATGAAGATTACGGAAGTGGACAACCGGTGATTTTAATTCATGGGTGGCCATTAAGTCGTAAGTCTTGGGAACAACAAGTATGGAAGATAGTAGAGGAAGGCTATCGTTGTATTTCGTATGATCGTAGAGGATTTGGAACATCGTCTTCACCATGGGATGCTTACGATTATTCAGCCTTAGCGAGTGATTTAAATGCGATTATAGAAGAATTGGAATTGAAAGATGCAATCATCGTAGGTTTTTCAATGGGCGGAGGAGAAGTAGTTCGTTATTTAACCGAATACGGACCTAGTAGAATTGCCAAGGCTGCATTGATAAGTTCAATAATACCATTGGTTAAAAAGAAATCTGATAATCCTGATGGGGTGCCAGAAGATGCTCTGGAAGGAATTATAGATGCACTTCAAAAAGATAGGGTAGGGTTCTTAAAAGAATTCAGTAAAGGTTTTTACAATTTTGATGAAAATGAAGGGGAGAGAATAAGTCAGTCACAATTGGATTATGACTTTACCATTGCTTCATTCGCATCGCCAAGGGCTACGATACAAACAGCTTTAGCTTGGATGCATACTGATTTTAGATCAGAGTTGGAAAATGTTACGGTACCGACATTAATTGTACACGGTGATGCCGACGCAACCGTACCAATTGAAACGTCTGCAAAACAAGCGCATGATGGTATTAAGTACAGTACATTAAAAGTTATTAAGGGAGCTCCTCACGGTCTTAATGTAACCCACCCAGATGAATTAAATGAAATATTAATTTCTTTTTTGAAGAAATAA
- a CDS encoding FMN-binding negative transcriptional regulator has product MFIPEHYKNTDIKEIHDFLKKNSFGILINTIEGKPWGTHIPLELTKNSADKDILVGHIAKANLQSKNLIDGDEVLCIFNGPHSYISSSWYKEEEVPTWNYIAVHVYGTIKIQTSEELLKSLYALVDKYEQQSEHPISLNDMSKKTMRQVTGIIGFEIEINDIQAVKKLSQGREHDHPKIINELDKQGAPEKAVADEMKKRTL; this is encoded by the coding sequence ATGTTTATACCTGAGCACTATAAAAATACGGACATTAAGGAGATTCATGATTTTCTGAAAAAAAATAGTTTCGGTATACTCATCAATACTATAGAAGGAAAACCTTGGGGTACACACATTCCTTTAGAACTAACAAAGAATTCAGCAGATAAGGATATCTTGGTAGGTCATATTGCAAAAGCCAATTTGCAAAGTAAAAACTTGATAGATGGTGACGAAGTACTCTGCATTTTCAATGGTCCGCACAGCTACATATCTTCCTCATGGTATAAAGAAGAAGAAGTTCCTACTTGGAACTACATAGCCGTTCATGTCTATGGTACCATAAAAATTCAGACATCAGAAGAACTATTAAAATCATTATATGCTTTGGTAGATAAGTATGAACAACAGTCAGAACATCCTATCTCGTTAAATGACATGTCCAAAAAAACAATGAGACAGGTAACAGGGATCATTGGTTTTGAAATTGAAATCAATGACATACAGGCTGTCAAAAAACTATCTCAAGGTAGAGAGCATGATCACCCAAAAATCATAAATGAACTTGATAAACAAGGTGCCCCAGAAAAAGCTGTCGCGGATGAAATGAAAAAACGAACGCTTTAA
- a CDS encoding CIA30 family protein, producing MSEVKPIYKFDKNSNRKEWQIVNDGVMGGLSMGLIQVNPEGNGVFSGHVSLENNGGFCLVRHDLARIPVDAFSKFAVKIKGDGKKYAFRCKSGEHQRHTYSFDFKSSKEWQTIEIPFAEMEAVFRGEELKLPNYHGDYLAQIAFIIKNGIEEDFKLEIDSIALK from the coding sequence ATGAGCGAAGTGAAACCCATTTATAAATTCGATAAAAATTCTAACCGTAAAGAATGGCAAATTGTCAATGATGGTGTAATGGGTGGTTTATCTATGGGGCTCATTCAAGTGAATCCTGAAGGTAACGGTGTTTTCAGCGGACATGTATCTCTTGAGAACAATGGTGGTTTTTGTTTAGTTAGACATGATTTAGCTCGTATACCAGTAGATGCCTTTTCTAAATTTGCTGTCAAAATTAAGGGTGATGGAAAAAAATATGCTTTCCGCTGCAAATCTGGAGAACACCAAAGACATACCTATAGCTTTGATTTTAAATCTAGCAAAGAATGGCAAACTATTGAGATTCCATTTGCTGAAATGGAAGCGGTTTTCAGAGGTGAAGAGTTAAAATTACCCAACTACCACGGCGACTATCTAGCTCAGATCGCTTTCATTATAAAAAATGGTATTGAAGAAGATTTTAAGCTTGAAATAGATAGTATTGCATTGAAATAA
- a CDS encoding DoxX family membrane protein — MYHQLQPIKKLIIPFKVDALLPNVLILIPRAITGYLLSFVFAINKFGTPWTPASVGLGYLEVSDWFVALVTQFGIPFSFMPELFAWSAGLTEALGGILLILGLNTRMTAFFITVTMFTTIVCRPWDGSWNIMPTFIFFCLGLFFMGFGSGKFGLDYLITKKI; from the coding sequence ATGTACCACCAGCTACAACCTATTAAAAAATTAATTATTCCATTTAAGGTAGATGCATTATTGCCTAATGTTCTAATATTGATACCTAGGGCAATCACTGGCTATCTTCTTTCCTTTGTTTTTGCAATAAATAAATTTGGAACTCCATGGACTCCTGCTTCTGTGGGTTTAGGGTATTTAGAGGTTTCTGATTGGTTTGTTGCATTAGTTACACAATTTGGAATTCCATTCTCCTTTATGCCAGAACTGTTTGCTTGGTCTGCGGGATTAACCGAGGCTCTTGGTGGTATTCTATTAATATTAGGGTTAAACACTAGAATGACCGCCTTCTTTATTACCGTAACCATGTTTACTACTATAGTGTGCAGGCCATGGGACGGTTCTTGGAATATAATGCCCACATTTATCTTTTTCTGTTTAGGCTTATTTTTTATGGGTTTCGGCTCTGGAAAATTTGGACTTGATTATTTGATTACCAAAAAGATATAG
- a CDS encoding DUF2141 domain-containing protein has translation MKKLLFTITVFAMSFTMNAQEETGITLTVVIQNVLNSEGHILSGLHNETTFMKAEGIKTSKDKAEAGELILTFENIQPGDYAFSVLHDANDNNRMDFATNGMPTEDYAMSGESLPMGPPTFSDAKFTIEGEDKELTLRF, from the coding sequence ATGAAAAAGTTATTATTTACAATTACCGTATTTGCAATGAGTTTTACAATGAATGCCCAAGAAGAAACAGGCATAACTTTAACTGTAGTTATCCAAAATGTATTGAACAGTGAAGGTCATATATTAAGTGGATTGCATAATGAAACCACTTTTATGAAAGCGGAGGGTATTAAAACCAGTAAAGATAAAGCTGAAGCAGGAGAATTAATTTTAACTTTTGAGAACATACAACCGGGAGATTATGCATTTTCCGTATTACACGATGCAAACGACAATAACCGAATGGATTTTGCAACCAATGGTATGCCCACAGAAGATTATGCCATGAGTGGTGAATCTTTACCAATGGGTCCGCCAACTTTCAGTGATGCAAAGTTTACCATAGAAGGTGAGGATAAAGAATTAACGCTTCGTTTTTAG
- a CDS encoding LysR substrate-binding domain-containing protein has protein sequence MTITQLQYVLAVAEYKNFTLAAEKSFVTQPTLSMQVQKLEDELDILLFDRSKKPITITEVGKKIVAQAKNIVNEAARIKDIVEQEKGYIGGDYVLGIIPTIMPTLLPMFLKNFIQKYPKVNLIIKEQNTESLIQNIEDGHIDAAIAATPLEVDFITERPLYYEPFVGYVPKEHRLGNSTQITPEDLDIEDILLLQDGHCFREGVLNLCKTPKIGGDHFSLQSGSFETLINLSNEGLGMTLLPYLNTLELDDVKKKNLKYFKEPSPAREVSLIYHKKELKVQITEALRDIITGIVRGAIAFQDVKIISPIHK, from the coding sequence ATGACCATTACTCAATTACAATACGTGCTTGCCGTTGCTGAATACAAAAATTTTACACTCGCTGCCGAGAAAAGTTTTGTAACGCAACCAACGTTAAGCATGCAAGTACAAAAGCTTGAAGATGAATTAGATATACTTCTTTTTGATCGTAGCAAAAAACCAATTACCATTACCGAAGTCGGTAAAAAAATTGTAGCTCAAGCAAAAAATATTGTAAACGAGGCGGCACGTATTAAAGATATTGTAGAGCAAGAAAAAGGATATATTGGTGGGGATTATGTATTGGGAATCATCCCAACAATAATGCCCACTTTATTACCTATGTTCCTAAAGAATTTTATTCAGAAATATCCGAAGGTAAACCTGATTATTAAAGAGCAGAATACAGAGAGCTTAATTCAAAATATTGAAGACGGACATATTGATGCCGCCATTGCCGCAACACCTTTAGAGGTAGATTTTATTACTGAAAGACCGTTGTATTATGAGCCTTTTGTTGGTTATGTACCAAAGGAGCATCGTTTAGGGAATAGTACACAGATTACACCAGAGGATTTAGATATTGAAGACATTTTACTGCTACAAGACGGGCACTGTTTTAGGGAAGGTGTTTTAAATCTTTGTAAAACTCCAAAAATTGGTGGAGACCATTTTAGTTTGCAAAGTGGAAGTTTTGAAACGCTAATCAATCTTTCTAATGAAGGATTGGGTATGACACTACTACCCTATTTAAATACGTTAGAACTTGATGATGTAAAAAAGAAAAACTTGAAGTACTTTAAAGAACCTTCGCCTGCACGTGAAGTAAGTCTTATTTACCACAAAAAAGAACTAAAGGTACAGATTACGGAAGCTTTACGAGATATTATTACAGGTATTGTTCGTGGTGCAATCGCTTTTCAAGATGTTAAGATAATAAGTCCTATACACAAGTAA
- a CDS encoding D-alanyl-D-alanine carboxypeptidase/D-alanyl-D-alanine-endopeptidase, which yields MKHFLFIIVILILVSACTSTKSIIRKDFNQQLSSSFYQNQFTGVLVIDAETKDTIYTNNSHKYFIPASNTKIFTLYAALKTLPVQIPALKYIEANDTLYFEGTGDPSFLHPFIKDSTTLKFLQRHTNLVFVANNFQDKKYGPGWAWDDYQWYYSAEKTALPINGNVVMTYRNPEVMVSPAYFKDSVLELTHKNNRNEISNLFYYPPTKKDTLETPFITSNQTTKSILENLLSKKVSVAITMPVGEKQTLYGSNTDSLYARMMHESDNFIAEQLLLVSSGVLTDTLNGKLTRSYILENELKNLKQEPRWVDGSGLSRYNLFTPQNMVSVLDRLYEMVPQERLFSIFPAGGLSGTLKNRFAGDKQPYIYAKSGSLSNNYCLSGYLVANSGKVLIFSFMNNHFKQSTSEERNRLEQMLQTLRDTY from the coding sequence ATGAAGCATTTTCTTTTTATTATAGTTATTTTAATACTTGTTTCCGCCTGTACCTCAACAAAATCTATTATACGAAAAGATTTTAACCAACAGTTGTCATCTTCATTTTATCAAAATCAGTTTACCGGTGTTTTGGTAATAGATGCAGAAACGAAAGACACTATTTATACCAATAACAGTCATAAGTATTTTATTCCTGCCAGTAACACCAAAATTTTTACACTTTACGCAGCGCTTAAAACCTTGCCAGTTCAGATACCGGCTTTGAAATATATTGAAGCAAATGACACTTTGTATTTTGAAGGTACTGGAGACCCTTCTTTTTTGCATCCTTTTATAAAAGATTCCACAACTTTAAAATTTCTTCAGAGACATACTAACCTCGTATTTGTTGCTAACAACTTTCAAGATAAAAAATACGGACCAGGTTGGGCATGGGACGATTACCAGTGGTATTATTCTGCAGAGAAAACTGCGTTACCTATTAATGGTAATGTAGTGATGACGTACAGGAATCCGGAGGTTATGGTTTCTCCTGCTTATTTTAAGGACAGTGTTTTAGAATTGACCCATAAGAATAATAGAAATGAAATTTCAAATTTGTTTTATTATCCACCGACAAAAAAGGATACCTTAGAAACTCCCTTTATCACAAGTAATCAGACTACAAAATCAATTTTAGAGAATTTGCTTTCCAAAAAGGTTAGTGTCGCTATAACAATGCCTGTAGGCGAAAAGCAAACATTGTACGGTAGTAATACCGATTCGCTCTACGCGCGCATGATGCACGAAAGCGATAATTTTATTGCTGAACAGCTTTTACTGGTATCTTCAGGTGTTCTCACGGACACCTTAAATGGAAAACTAACTAGAAGTTATATCTTAGAAAATGAACTAAAAAATTTAAAACAAGAACCTAGGTGGGTAGATGGATCGGGACTCTCGAGATACAATCTGTTTACGCCGCAAAACATGGTTTCGGTTTTAGACCGATTATATGAAATGGTACCTCAAGAACGTTTATTTTCTATTTTCCCTGCCGGGGGCTTATCGGGTACTTTAAAAAATAGATTCGCAGGAGATAAGCAACCTTATATCTATGCAAAATCTGGAAGCCTTAGTAATAACTACTGCCTTAGCGGATACTTAGTTGCAAACTCAGGAAAAGTCTTAATTTTCAGTTTTATGAACAATCACTTTAAACAATCTACATCAGAAGAACGAAATAGGCTTGAACAAATGCTTCAAACACTTAGAGATACCTACTAA
- a CDS encoding peptide-methionine (S)-S-oxide reductase, which yields MHKVFKVGFGGGCHWCTEAVFMALNGVEKVEQGFIAPKENPTDFSEAVIVHYNAAVIELKDLVAIHLDTHRSTENHSMRKKYRSGIYYFNKYDEKTLAVIMAELQQDFKTSLITAVIPFGAFKSSEESFHNYYFKDTEKPFCRTHISPKIKLLKEKYAKHVSAKVQ from the coding sequence ATGCATAAAGTCTTTAAAGTCGGTTTTGGTGGTGGTTGTCATTGGTGTACCGAAGCTGTGTTTATGGCACTCAACGGTGTTGAAAAAGTTGAACAAGGCTTCATTGCTCCGAAAGAGAATCCAACAGATTTTTCCGAGGCTGTAATCGTCCATTATAATGCTGCGGTTATAGAATTGAAAGATTTAGTAGCTATTCATTTAGACACCCATAGAAGTACTGAAAACCATTCTATGCGAAAAAAGTACCGATCAGGTATTTATTATTTTAATAAGTATGATGAAAAGACTTTAGCTGTTATTATGGCAGAGTTACAACAAGATTTTAAAACTTCGTTGATAACAGCAGTTATTCCATTTGGGGCATTTAAATCCTCTGAAGAAAGTTTCCATAATTACTATTTTAAAGATACCGAGAAGCCTTTTTGTAGAACACATATTTCCCCTAAAATTAAGTTGTTGAAAGAGAAATATGCCAAACATGTTTCAGCAAAAGTTCAATAG
- the nudK gene encoding GDP-mannose pyrophosphatase NudK yields the protein MKNGSIKEVEKKLLSDNWYTLHKYTFKYQRPDGTWETQEREAYDRGNGAAILLYNSKKKTVVLTRQFRMPTYVNGNEDGMMIEVCAGLLDGDNPADCVRKETEEETGYKISNVQKVFQTYMSPGSVTEIVYLFVGEYDESMKVSDGGGADDETENIEVLELDFNDAMKMVASGEIKDAKTIMLLQHAKLTSLV from the coding sequence TTGAAAAACGGAAGCATAAAAGAAGTAGAAAAAAAACTACTTTCTGATAATTGGTATACGCTACATAAATATACATTCAAATATCAACGACCAGATGGTACTTGGGAGACACAAGAACGTGAAGCCTACGATAGAGGTAATGGTGCAGCTATTTTATTGTATAACTCTAAAAAGAAGACTGTTGTGCTTACCAGACAATTTAGAATGCCAACATATGTGAATGGTAATGAGGACGGAATGATGATAGAGGTGTGTGCGGGACTTTTAGATGGCGATAACCCAGCAGATTGTGTTCGTAAAGAAACCGAAGAAGAAACAGGTTATAAAATCAGTAATGTACAGAAGGTATTTCAAACCTATATGTCCCCTGGTTCGGTGACCGAGATAGTGTATCTTTTTGTAGGGGAGTATGATGAAAGTATGAAAGTCAGTGATGGTGGTGGTGCTGATGATGAAACTGAAAATATTGAGGTTTTGGAATTAGATTTTAATGATGCTATGAAGATGGTGGCTAGTGGAGAGATTAAAGATGCCAAAACCATTATGCTGTTACAACATGCAAAGTTGACTTCGTTAGTTTAA
- a CDS encoding M81 family metallopeptidase: MLLLVCTTSCKDDKSSKEIKELPKIAIAGLGIESSTFSPALSTEEVFHAKVGDSVFSRYPFLQPDSINRKRAEWVPTLVGKSLPGGTVTREAYESLVTKSLKLLEENKPYDGLFFDIHGAMSVVGLDDPEGDFIARIREVLGNDVLISTSMDLHGNVSERLAQHTDLITCYRMAPHEDAIESKKRAVTNLIDRLESGKGKPAYKAWVPVPILLPGEKTSTRIEPGKSLYAKVPTVADQEGVIDAAIWIGYAWADEPRNHAVVMVTGDDKEKVEKGAEKLAQSFWDVRNEFEFVAPTTTLEESLKLALASDKKPYMISDMGDNPTAGGSGDVTWTLKQLLARPEFASKNGKSLIYASIPGPEFVEKAKEIGVGGKIKAEAGAAVDHRFAGPLLLDGTIKAIKEGDVNAEVEVVVKVGNIDVIVTKKRKPYHHMSDFTNLELDPKNADVVVVKIGYLVPELYDMRGDWTMALTPGGVDQDLNRLGYKRIKRPMFPLDSLMTQPDLKVRWIPAADTK; the protein is encoded by the coding sequence ATTTTACTTTTAGTATGTACCACCTCTTGTAAAGACGATAAGTCATCTAAAGAAATCAAAGAACTACCAAAAATTGCTATTGCCGGTTTGGGCATTGAAAGCAGTACCTTCTCTCCTGCTCTTTCCACCGAAGAGGTTTTTCATGCAAAAGTGGGCGATTCTGTTTTCTCTAGATACCCATTTTTACAACCAGACTCCATAAATAGAAAAAGAGCGGAATGGGTGCCTACACTTGTGGGTAAGTCTTTACCTGGCGGAACTGTAACCCGTGAAGCTTATGAATCTTTGGTGACTAAAAGTTTAAAACTACTGGAGGAAAATAAGCCATATGATGGACTCTTCTTTGACATACACGGTGCAATGAGCGTTGTTGGTCTAGATGACCCTGAAGGTGATTTTATAGCTCGTATTCGCGAAGTTCTCGGTAACGATGTATTGATATCTACATCAATGGATTTACATGGTAATGTATCTGAACGACTAGCTCAACATACCGATTTAATTACTTGCTATCGTATGGCACCTCATGAAGATGCTATTGAATCTAAAAAGAGAGCGGTTACCAATTTAATAGATAGATTAGAAAGCGGCAAAGGAAAACCTGCTTATAAAGCATGGGTTCCTGTACCTATACTTTTACCAGGAGAAAAAACAAGTACGCGTATAGAACCTGGTAAAAGTCTTTATGCCAAAGTACCTACGGTTGCCGATCAAGAAGGTGTAATCGATGCCGCTATTTGGATTGGTTATGCTTGGGCAGATGAACCTCGTAATCATGCTGTAGTTATGGTTACAGGCGATGATAAGGAAAAGGTTGAAAAAGGTGCCGAGAAATTAGCTCAAAGTTTTTGGGATGTACGTAATGAATTTGAATTTGTAGCGCCAACCACAACCCTGGAGGAAAGCTTAAAACTTGCTTTGGCAAGTGATAAAAAACCCTATATGATAAGCGATATGGGCGATAACCCAACTGCTGGTGGTTCCGGTGATGTTACCTGGACCTTGAAACAACTGTTAGCAAGACCTGAGTTTGCATCTAAAAACGGAAAGTCATTAATCTATGCTTCTATACCCGGACCAGAATTCGTAGAAAAAGCTAAGGAAATTGGTGTGGGCGGAAAAATTAAAGCCGAAGCAGGTGCCGCCGTAGATCATAGATTTGCCGGACCTTTATTGTTAGACGGAACGATTAAAGCCATAAAAGAAGGTGATGTAAATGCGGAAGTTGAAGTGGTCGTTAAGGTTGGAAATATTGATGTTATTGTGACTAAAAAGAGAAAACCTTACCACCACATGAGCGATTTTACAAATTTAGAATTAGATCCTAAAAACGCTGATGTTGTTGTCGTAAAAATTGGCTACCTAGTTCCTGAGTTGTACGATATGCGTGGCGATTGGACCATGGCGCTTACTCCCGGAGGAGTGGACCAAGATCTTAATCGTTTAGGGTATAAAAGAATTAAAAGACCGATGTTTCCTTTAGATAGTTTAATGACACAGCCAGATTTAAAAGTAAGATGGATTCCTGCAGCTGATACTAAATAA
- a CDS encoding DUF2461 domain-containing protein, with protein sequence MSFKNQIEFLKELQKNNSKEWMDANRKWYYQVRDEYIEWLNSMNSRLAAIDDEYYDTPGKKGINRINNNLMFHPNKPVYKDHFGAGFDKKPKTADFYFELGIERCIFAGGLWRPESKVLRSVRDAIDYDGEDFVKILNKKSFKTRFGGLFEDAKLSNAPKGFDKNHKHIELLKNKTFAVFQEFSTKETNKASFDDELINAYKEMLPFRRYLNKAITV encoded by the coding sequence ATGAGTTTCAAAAATCAAATAGAATTTCTCAAAGAATTACAGAAAAATAATTCTAAAGAATGGATGGATGCCAATCGTAAATGGTACTACCAAGTTCGTGATGAGTATATTGAATGGTTAAATAGTATGAATAGTAGATTAGCTGCTATTGATGATGAATATTACGATACACCCGGTAAAAAAGGGATTAATAGAATCAATAATAATTTAATGTTTCATCCAAACAAACCGGTGTACAAAGACCATTTTGGAGCCGGATTTGACAAAAAACCTAAGACGGCAGATTTCTATTTTGAACTAGGTATTGAACGTTGCATTTTCGCAGGCGGATTATGGCGACCTGAGTCTAAAGTATTGCGCAGTGTTCGTGATGCTATTGATTATGATGGAGAGGACTTTGTCAAAATATTGAATAAAAAATCTTTCAAAACTCGCTTTGGCGGACTTTTCGAAGATGCCAAATTATCCAACGCACCTAAAGGTTTTGATAAAAATCATAAACATATAGAATTACTCAAAAATAAGACTTTTGCCGTATTCCAAGAGTTTTCCACAAAGGAAACCAACAAGGCTTCTTTTGATGATGAATTAATAAACGCCTATAAAGAAATGCTTCCGTTTAGGCGTTATTTAAATAAAGCGATTACGGTTTAG